One window from the genome of Kluyveromyces marxianus DMKU3-1042 DNA, complete genome, chromosome 3 encodes:
- the SLX9 gene encoding Slx9p has translation MVAKKRTGLRAKAARLSNVEAERDEDARVVSELPPDPKAFLHQHRETKKEKLQAKSENFISRITEQNKNMSGISKSSLRRRKRKMRDELKPKMDDLLNSLQQEGVLDDEETTPGNKEEVVSVTKVTKSAAYGSVTANSTAVKGQLRKNEPNIKNQKGAKLLAKQESKRFNEVLANEAFQKSPFEALKEAIRMRQ, from the coding sequence ATGGTTGctaagaaaagaacaggCCTCAGAGCGAAGGCAGCCAGACTATCGAATGTAGAAGCAGAGAGGGATGAAGATGCCCGGGTAGTGTCAGAGTTACCTCCTGATCCTAAGGCTTTCTTGCACCAACACAGGGAGacgaagaaggagaagctACAGGCGAAGTCTGAGAATTTTATCTCAAGGATAACGGAACAGAATAAAAATATGTCTGGTATTTCGAAGTCATctctaagaagaagaaaacgaaagATGAGAGATGAGTTGAAGCCCAAGATGGATGATTTACTCAATAGTTTACAGCAAGAAGGTGTgcttgatgatgaagaaacgACACCAGGGAATAAGGAAGAGGTTGTTTCGGTGACGAAAGTGACAAAATCTGCAGCATACGGGTCTGTTACTGCGAATAGCACTGCTGTTAAGGGTCAGCTACGGAAGAATGAACCAAACATCAAGAATCAAAAGGGTGCCAAACTTTTAGCCAAACAAGAGTCAAAAAGATTTAACGAAGTACTTGCAAACGAGGCATTCCAAAAGAGTCCAtttgaagctttgaaagaagcaatCAGAATGCGTCAATAA
- the LEC1 gene encoding Lec1p, with amino-acid sequence MAKVEFSCVEEHYLKRELLRLELNNEFEGLNDALALRRFGHPFTADDPREFAHNNNNNSSKGLKKLRRISGSSEKKQDEEEDAEKKAKAQFASEFPVLNHFLRNFVMTFPLLAPEMVRDPLFWQSKVQLFFEHFMSLPFSGSFDREELTKRKKMGLKLSKGILLFYNSGLAVSNEHQYYEEEKYKISNKDSTKATKLNKFSMPTRESLRYLLTNEPVYFNGIDINIVAVVGRHMLFPTEKKHHASSSSSFSSSTKHIASRWMKSNLGLDLSKIYYPMDSGASKNKKHHYYFIIRVRKQDPQMEFYMYRPYDEFKKLAKDLKTTYPGKKLPQLPHKNKIKASLKQQERTTRPAPASNHQTDDDPDEIEYEEFDDDGLDSAGTSAAQVNTLPRERMRTSLRQYLRSLCQDKEVATGIPLKKFLFGNTGRIQKEDFSEEIRKDIKNREFVDLTNVERQIEFQKMAFERSLKLQESLKEFKTSLLKDQDVLLDLFREFKEKDSPTDLSPLLRDFFDWCKIYISATVYQLFLGSDSGYELYKQVRRLHKLMPYTIMTQILRFTNPISIMKGMMDLFMAQPFGGQSLLQTMFSTILADDLKSQNKVIEELDLLIRNSNEYGYEISTFFKEVVFNDNNRTIIDMDAVHKDVKLTGLPIAIVVTMKGTELGRVSANALAELMESYSHWKKEQQNNVELVEVKSEESLSNSAVTYFTRVKEYFQLLVKERDKRLMRQLWEDPELSQLIKASVALFYDPMIRVFKVARMDIAFRNFESFMDDLIVLLDATIDGNKGSVTATDIVSGINGLINKHEASFYQFAHDIYVNDTQGIFEGIITWLCSILNFLQQSKFGDPKNALDLGLLVSQSDVDPVLLKDQLSKVIDKRLKSREIYSQLVKSKTERESIKKVTGKPSDENVKDLIDKQWKQLNNAVVLNEAPDFNLNDADLVDLDLDVKDYDYLQSNETDELEQKYKAVLDEQVSITEIEKFLKLTFKPKLNEIFDV; translated from the coding sequence ATGGCAAAGGTCGAGTTTAGCTGTGTCGAAGAACACTACTTGAAGCGTGAGCTCTTGCGGCTGGAGCTGAACAACGAGTTTGAGGGACTTAATGACGCACTTGCATTGCGACGTTTTGGACATCCTTTCACAGCAGATGACCCCAGAGAGTTTGcccacaacaacaacaacaacagcagtaAGGGTCTCAAGAAACTGAGGCGGATTTCCGGTTCCAGCgagaagaaacaagatgaggaggaggacgcagaaaagaaggccaaggcACAATTTGCAAGCGAGTTCCCAGTGCTCAACCATTTCTTGCGCAACTTCGTGATGACGTTCCCGCTGCTCGCGCCGGAAATGGTGCGCGACCCGTTGTTCTGGCAGTCGAAGGTGCAGCTGTTCTTCGAGCACTTCATGTCGTTGCCCTTCAGCGGCAGCTTCGACAGAGAGGAGCTCACGAAGCGCAAGAAAATGGGATTGAAGTTGTCCAAGGGCATCCTATTGTTCTACAACTCGGGGCTTGCCGTGTCGAACGAACACCAGTACtacgaagaagaaaagtacAAGATCTCAAACAAGGACTCGACAAAGGCGACAAAGCTCAACAAGTTCAGCATGCCCACCAGGGAGTCCTTGCGCTACCTCTTGACCAACGAACCGGTGTACTTCAACGGCATCGACATCAACATCGTCGCCGTCGTCGGCAGGCACATGCTCTTCCCTACAGAGAAGAAGCACCACGCgtcctcctcctcctccttcTCCTCTTCAACCAAACACATCGCTTCCAGATGGATGAAGTCCAACTTGGGGCTCGACTTGTCGAAAATCTACTACCCGATGGACTCCGGAGcttccaaaaacaaaaaacacCACTACTACTTTATCATCCGCGTCAGGAAACAGGACCCCCAGATGGAATTCTACATGTACAGGCCGTACGACgagttcaagaagttggcCAAGGACTTGAAAACAACATACCCGGGCAAAAAGCTTCCCCAGCTTCCCCACAAAAACAAGATCAAGGCATCTTTGAAGCAACAGGAAAGGACTACCCGTCCAGCTCCAGCTTCTAACCACCAGACAGATGACGACCCAGACGAGATAGAATACGAAGAGTTCGACGATGATGGCTTGGACTCCGCCGGCACCAGCGCCGCCCAGGTAAACACACTTCCCCGTGAAAGAATGAGAACATCCCTAAGGCAGTACCTCAGATCCTTGTGCCAGGATAAAGAAGTCGCAACAGGAATCCCCTTGAAAAAATTCTTGTTTGGTAACACAGGGCGCATCCAAAAAGAGGACTTCTCAGAAGAGATACGGAAGGACATCAAGAATCGTGAATTCGTTGACCTGACCAACGTCGAACGTCAAATCGAATTTCAAAAGATGGCCTTCGAAAGGTCTCTCAAATTACAAGAATCGTTGAAAGAGTTTAAAACCTCCTTGCTTAAGGACCAAGATGTCCTCCTCGACCTCTTCAGAGagtttaaagaaaaagatagCCCAACAGATTTGTCCCCATTGTTAAGAGACTTTTTCGACTGGTGTAAAATATACATCTCGGCCACAGTTTATCAACTGTTTTTGGGTAGTGATTCCGGCTATGAGCTCTACAAGCAAGTAAGAAGACTTCACAAATTGATGCCCTACACCATTATGACCCAGATATTACGATTTACAAACCCCATTTCTATAATGAAAGGAATGATGGATCTGTTTATGGCTCAGCCTTTTGGTGGACAATCGCTGTTGCAAACTATGTTCTCCACTATTTTGGCAGACGATTTGAAAAGTCAGAATAAAGTGATCGAAGAATTGGACTTGCTAATCAGAAACAGTAATGAGTATGGCTATGAAATATCCACGTTTTTCAAAGAGGTGGTTTTCAATGACAATAATCGAACTATAATTGATATGGATGCCGTGCATAAAGATGTCAAACTGACTGGTTTGCCCATAGCTATTGTTGTTACTATGAAAGGTACGGAATTGGGGCGTGTTTCAGCTAATGCTCTGGCAGAACTAATGGAATCTTATTCGCATTGGAAGAAGGAGCAACAGAATAATGTTGAGTTAGTAGAGGTAAAGAGCGAAGAATCTTTGAGCAATTCCGCTGTTACATACTTCACAAGAGTGAAGGAGTACTTCCAACTTTTGGTTAAAGAACGTGACAAGAGGTTGATGAGACAGCTGTGGGAAGATCCGGAACTTTCCCAATTGATTAAAGCTTCAGTAGCGTTATTCTATGATCCTATGATTAGGGTTTTCAAAGTTGCTCGGATGGATATAGCCTTTAGAAACTTTGAGAGCTTCATGGATGATCTTATTGTACTACTTGACGCTACCATAGATGGTAATAAAGGTTCAGTAACAGCTACCGATATCGTAAGTGGTATCAACGGCTTGATTAATAAACACGAGGCATCATTTTATCAGTTTGCCCACGATATATACGTTAATGACACCCAAGGtatttttgaaggaatAATAACATGGCTTTGCTCCATATTAAACTTTTTACAACAGAGTAAATTTGGTGACCCAAAGAATGCTTTGGATCTAGGCCTATTAGTGAGCCAATCTGATGTAGATCCGGTTCTATTAAAAGACCAACTTTCAAAGGTAATTGATAAACGGTTGAAGAGTAGAGAGATATATAGCCAGTTGGTTAAAAGTAAAACTGAAAGGGAAAGTATCAAAAAGGTAACTGGGAAACCTTCTGACGAAAATGTGAAAGATTTGATTGATAAACAATGGAAACAACTAAACAACGCCGTTGTGCTAAATGAAGCACCTGACTTCAATTTAAATGACGCAGATCTAGTTGATCTTGATTTAGATGTTAAGGACTACGATTACTTACAATCGAATGAAACCGACGAGCTCgaacaaaaatataagGCGGTTCTAGATGAACAAGTTAGTATTACtgaaatagaaaaattCTTGAAACTAACTTTCAAGCCAAAGTTGAACGAAATATTCGATGTctaa
- the HNM1 gene encoding Hnm1p, which produces MGEIRSAGAVLEASSSSGFNDNTSDSGLKNVVHESRLEEQSTAGSKENDAYGGAGGDLGEGQLRKSFSLWSILGVGFGLTNSWFGISVSMVTGIYSGGPMMVVYGIIIIALISTCIAVTLGELTSAYPHAGGQFWWSLQLAPPKYRRVAAYLCGAFAWAGAVFSSASTTLSVASELVGMYALTHPDFTVKRWHVFVCFEILHMFLMLFNCSGKALPLISSSSLYISLVSFFTITVTVVACSRGKYNDAKFVFATFYNETGWKNSVIAFIVGLINPAWSFSCLDCATHMAFEVENPEKVIPIAILSTVGIGFVTSFCYVIAMFFSLQNLDKVTASNTAMPILEIYRQSTNSTAAAVVLGCLVLFTSFGCVIACHTWQARLCWSFARDKGIPYSKYWAKIDPALGVPLNAHLLSGVLISLLGCLYMASTTAFNSLITGCIAFLLFSYSVPVVCLLARKRNIKHGPFWFGKFGAFCNIVLLGWTLFAVVFFCFPSVMPATKNNMNYASVVIVGFLLFFLIFWQVKGKNEFYLKGDENAESNNDSITTEEYVTLETK; this is translated from the coding sequence ATGGGAGAAATACGAAGTGCAGGCGCAGTGCTAGAGGCGTCGTCGTCCTCAGGGTTCAACGACAATACCTCCGATAGCGGACTGAAGAATGTTGTGCACGAGAGCAGGCTCGAGGAGCAGAGCACCGCAGGGTCGAAGGAAAACGACGCATATGGAGGAGCAGGAGGAGACCTCGGGGAGGGCCAGTTGCGTAAGTCGTTCTCGCTATGGTCGATCTTGGGTGTTGGGTTCGGATTGACGAACTCGTGGTTCGGGATCTCGGTCTCGATGGTCACTGGTATCTACTCCGGTGGGCCCATGATGGTCGTTTACGGTATCATTATCATTGCGTTGATTTCAACGTGTATCGCTGTTACGTTGGGTGAGCTCACGTCCGCATATCCACACGCTGGTGGCCAGTTTTGGTGGTCGCTACAGTTGGCCCCACCAAAGTACAGAAGAGTCGCTGCGTACTTATGCGGCGCGTTCGCTTGGGCCGGTGCCGTGTTTTCCAGCGCATCGACCACCCTCTCGGTCGCCTCCGAATTGGTCGGCATGTATGCGCTCACACACCCAGACTTCACCGTCAAGAGATGGCACGTCTTCGTGTGCTTCGAAATCTTGCACATGTTCCTGATGCTCTTTAATTGCTCCGGTAAGGCCTTACCCTTGATCTCCTCCTCCTCGTTGTACATCTCGCTAGTGTCGTTCTTCACCATCACCGTCACAGTCGTCGCTTGCTCAAGGGGCAAGTACAACGACGCAAAGTTCGTCTTTGCTACTTTCTACAACGAAACCGGCTGGAAAAATAGCGTCATCGCCTTCATCGTGGGGCTCATCAACCCTGCTTGGTCTTTCTCGTGTCTAGACTGTGCCACACACATGGCTTTCGAAGTCGAAAACCCAGAAAAAGTCATCCCAATCGCTATCTTGTCCACCGTCGGCATCGGGTTCGTCACCTCGTTCTGCTACGTTATCGcaatgttcttttctttgcaaaACTTGGACAAAGTTACCGCTTCCAACACAGCTATGCCAATCTTGGAAATTTACCGTCAATCCACAAACTCAACAGCTGCAGCAGTCGTCCTAGGCTGTCTCGTTCTATTCACCTCATTCGGTTGTGTCATCGCCTGCCACACATGGCAGGCTAGATTGTGCTGGTCCTTCGCTAGAGATAAAGGTATTCCATACTCCAAATACTGGGCCAAAATTGACCCCGCTCTTGGTGTCCCATTGAACGCGCACTTGCTTTCTGGTGTCCTAATTTCTTTGTTGGGGTGCCTATACATGGCTTCCACAACAGCTTTCAACTCCTTGATCACCGGATGCATCgccttcttgttgttctcGTACAGTGTTCCTGTAGTCTGTCTCCTGGCTCGTAAACGTAACATAAAACATGGGCCATTCTGGTTTGGCAAGTTTGGTGCCTTCTGCAATATCGTACTACTAGGATGGACTCTATTTGCCGTTGTATTCTTCTGCTTCCCATCCGTTATGCCTGCAACAAAGAATAACATGAACTACGCCTCAGTAGTCATTGTCGGATTCTTATTATTCTTCTTAATCTTCTGGCAAGTAAAGGGGAAAAACGAATTCTACCTCAAGGGTGATGAAAACGCGGAATCAAACAACGACTCCATCACCACTGAAGAGTATGTTACTCTAGAGACAAAATAG
- the DBP3 gene encoding RNA-dependent ATPase DBP3 gives MSKSELKDKKRKVEDEELKSKKKVKKDKKDKKDKKDKKDKKDKKEKKEKKEKKEKKTETAEKSDDSTESSKPVAQSTASKSEVEDFMKENEVTIEDPENANLPPYLNFSDVSFIDEIQKQISKFPKPTPIQSVSWPYLLAGKDVIGVAETGSGKTFAFGVPAINNIVTSKEKSPGIKVLVISPTRELASQIYDNLIVLTDTCGLHSCCVYGGVPKDQQRSDLRKSQVVVATPGRLLDLIEEGSVDLSNVNYLVLDEADRMLEKGFEEDIKKIIRQTKTHGRQTLMFTATWPKEVRELASTFMNSPVKVSIGNRDELSANKRITQIVEVVDPFKKEKKLLDLLKKYHSGPKKNEKVLIFALYKKEASRVERNLKYNGYDVAAIHGDLSQQQRTQALNEFKSGKCNLLLATDVAARGLDIPNVKTVINLTFPLTVEDYVHRIGRTGRAGQTGTAHTLFTEQEKHLAGALVNVLNGAGQPVPEELKKFGTHTKKKEHSAYGAFFKDVDLSKKPKKITFD, from the coding sequence ATGTCTAAAAGTGAACTGAAGGacaaaaagagaaaggtcgaagatgaagaattgaagagtaagaagaaggtgaagaaggacaagaaagacaagaaggacaagaaggacaagaaggaTAAGAAGgataagaaggaaaagaaggagaagaaagagaagaaggaaaagaagacagAAACTGCTGAAAAATCGGATGACTCAACCGAATCTTCCAAACCTGTTGCACAATCCACTGCTTCTAAAAGCGAAGTTGAAGACTTCATGAAGGAAAATGAAGTTACCATTGAGGATCCTGAAAACGCCAACCTACCTCCATACTTGAACTTCTCTGACGTTTCCTTTATCGATGAAATCCAGAAACAAATCTCCAAGTTCCCTAAGCCAACTCCAATTCAATCGGTCTCTTGGCCATACCTTTTAGCCGGTAAGGATGTCATCGGTGTTGCAGAAACTGGTTCCGGTAAGACTTTCGCATTCGGTGTTCCAGCCATCAACAACATTGTTACttctaaagaaaaatcacCCGGCATTAAGGTACTAGTCATCTCCCCAACAAGAGAACTAGCTTCCCAAATTTACGATAACTTGATTGTTCTAACAGACACATGCGGATTGCACTCTTGTTGTGTATACGGTGGTGTTCCAAAGGACCAACAAAGATCGGATTTGAGAAAATCCCAAGTTGTTGTCGCTACTCCAGGTAGATTGCTAGATCTTATCGAAGAAGGATCTGTCGATTTGAGCAACGTAAACTACTTGGTGTTGGATGAAGCCGATAGAATGTTAGAAAAGGGTTTTGAAGAGgatatcaaaaagatcATCAGACAAACCAAAACCCATGGCAGACAAACTCTAATGTTTACCGCTACTTGGCCAAAGGAAGTTCGTGAATTAGCTTCTACCTTCATGAACAGTCCAGTCAAGGTCTCTATCGGTAACAGAGACGAATTATCCGCAAACAAGAGAATCACCCAAATTGTTGAAGTGGTAGATCCatttaagaaagaaaagaaactattagaccttttgaagaagtaccaCTCTGgtccaaagaagaatgaaaaggttttgatttttgctttatacaagaaagaagcttCTCGTGTTGAAAGAAACCTAAAATATAACGGCTACGATGTTGCCGCCATTCATGGTGATCTttctcaacaacaaagaacCCAAGCATTAAATGAATTCAAGTCAGGGAAATGTAACTTGTTACTAGCAACAGATGTTGCTGCAAGAGGTTTGGATATTCCAAACGTCAAAACCGTTATCAACCTAACCTTCCCGCTAACAGTTGAAGATTATGTCCACAGAATTGGTAGAACTGGTCGTGCTGGTCAAACCGGTACCGCTCACACACTATTTAcggaacaagaaaaacatTTAGCTGGTGCCCTTGTTAATGTTCTAAACGGTGCTGGTCAACCAGTGCCTGAGGAATTAAAGAAGTTCGGTACTCACactaaaaagaaggaacaCAGTGCTTATGGTGCTTTCTTCAAGGACGTTGATTTATCgaagaaaccaaagaagattACTTTCGATTAG
- the MNN10 gene encoding alpha-1,6-mannosyltransferase, translating into MSLGTPYTYAGDLDEKRGASLDSNYVSRFSKYKKYFLVLFTVLFIVFWVSDFSLVKTEPSIVIILAANSGGGGVLKWKSEQEWAIERISIENKRAYAKRHGYGLVIKDQVLSKRYSHEYREGWQKVDILKQTMREFPNAEWFWWLDVETLIMEPQMSLEEHIFNRLDEIANRTLEDFNPLNIDVDLPYVDYSEEPDMLITQDCGGFNLGSFFIRNSEWSRLLLDIWWDPVAYEQKHMVWEHREQDALESLYASEPWIREKVAFLPLRQINAFPPGACADFKYDLRYFYNEKDHDFVVNMAGCNFGRDCWGEMEQYTRLLQKLHGRWYSVFF; encoded by the coding sequence ATGAGTTTAGGTACACCATACACATATGCTGGAGATTTAGATGAGAAGAGGGGGGCGAGTTTGGACTCTAACTATGTTTCACGCTTCTCAAAGtataaaaaatattttctgGTACTTTTCACTGTGTTATTCATAGTGTTTTGGGTTAGTGATTTCTCGCTAGTAAAAACAGAACCGagtattgttattattttagCTGCCAATAGTGGAGGTGGTGGTGTGTTGAAATGGAAATCAGAGCAGGAATGGGCAATTGAACGTATATCTATTGAAAATAAGAGGGCGTATGCTAAAAGACATGGCTATGGATTGGTCATTAAGGACCAAGTGTTATCCAAGAGATACTCACATGAATACAGAGAAGGATGGCAAAAAGTAGACATTTTAAAGCAAACAATGAGGGAATTTCCTAATGCTGAATGGTTCTGGTGGTTGGACGTCGAAACTTTGATTATGGAACCCCAAATGTCTCTAGAAGAGCATATTTTTAACCGTCTCGACGAAATTGCAAACAGAACTCTAGAAGATTTCAATCCATTGAATATCGATGTCGATCTACCATATGTAGACTACTCTGAGGAACCTGATATGCTAATCACTCAAGACTGTGGTGGTTTCAACTTAGGATCATTTTTCATCAGAAACTCCGAGTGGTCTAGACTCCTCCTTGATATATGGTGGGATCCAGTGGCTTACGAACAAAAGCACATGGTGTGGGAGCATCGTGAACAAGATGCTTTGGAATCTTTATATGCTAGTGAGCCTTGGATCAGAGAAAAGGTAGCATTCCTCCCATTAAGACAAATTAACGCTTTCCCACCAGGAGCTTGTGCTGATTTCAAGTACGATTTACGTTACTTCTACAACGAAAAAGACCATGATTTTGTAGTAAATATGGCTGGTTGTAATTTTGGTAGAGACTGTTGGGGAGAAATGGAGCAGTACACTAGATTACTGCAAAAGTTACACGGTAGATGGTACTCggttttcttttag
- the PEX5 gene encoding Pex5p, giving the protein MSADCSVGSNPLAQLNKHAHENPALRRGIPQSSNGGAAHQFKTQVNGVSNANLLQMDQFMNRSPGFRDPQLGHMPVPPLMQSHSKGPGISSVNQPQRSNNWANEFGVSSDPSTNLVNKNRMGNMGNMGNMGNTFEQVPNGNISSYRPGMTHMTRPMMHTGVSSLQNYSHLAQRSQQPQMAKDENIMVDKQWDEQFEALEKGAFENLSLDDTKESAKDEIVIEDGYQAEFQEVWDKLQTEAASNINYDNSDSQWENDYARYTSGKAVHIAPYKFDTENQYMHNPNAYEIGCILMENGAKLSEAALAFEAAVQEDPGHVDAWLKLGLVQTQNEKELNGISALEQCLKLDPTNQEALMTISISYINEGYDLTAFSMLNRWLDSKYPNLVPESKIDENNIDRFNMSKQVITKFLQVANALPQVDPEVQLGLGTLFYANEEFDKTIDCFRAALEVNPNDELMWNRLGASLANSSRSEEAIQAYHKALTLKPSFVRARYNLAISSMNIGCYKEAAESLLSALSMHEVENVPVTGSVVQSNNILETLKRSFIAMDRRDLLEKVMPGMDLQQFRNEFNF; this is encoded by the coding sequence ATGAGCGCCGATTGTTCAGTTGGATCCAACCCGCTAGCGCAACTAAATAAGCATGCTCATGAAAATCCAGCTCTTAGACGTGGTATACCGCAGTCTTCTAATGGAGGTGCTGCTCATCAGTTCAAAACTCAAGTGAATGGAGTTTCTAATGCTAACCTTTTACAGATGGACCAATTCATGAACAGAAGTCCTGGTTTCAGAGACCCACAATTAGGTCATATGCCTGTACCACCTCTGATGCAGAGTCATAGTAAAGGGCCTGGTATAAGCTCTGTCAACCAACCCCAACGCTCAAATAACTGGGCAAACGAATTTGGGGTTAGCAGTGATCCGTCTACAAATCTTGTTAATAAGAATAGAATGGGTAACATGGGTAACATGGGTAACATGGGTAATACATTTGAGCAAGTTCCAAATGGtaatatatcatcatacaGGCCAGGAATGACACATATGACAAGGCCAATGATGCACACAGGTGTGTCATCATTACAGAACTATTCCCACCTTGCACAGCGTTCTCAACAACCACAAATGGCAAAGGATGAAAATATTATGGTGGACAAGCAATGGGATGAACAATTTGAAGCTTTGGAAAAAGGAGCCTTCGAGAACTTGAGCCTAGATGATACAAAGGAAAGTGCTAAGGATGAAATCGTTATAGAAGATGGTTATCAGGCAGAATTCCAAGAAGTGTGGGACAAATTGCAAACGGAAGCTGCTTCTAACATCAATTATGATAACAGTGATTCACAGTGGGAGAATGACTATGCCCGCTATACTTCAGGTAAAGCTGTTCATATTGCACCTTACAAATTTGATACCGAAAACCAGTATATGCACAATCCTAACGCATACGAGATTGGATGCATATTGATGGAAAACGGTGCAAAGTTGAGCGAGGCAGCATTAGCATTTGAGGCAGCCGTTCAAGAGGATCCTGGTCATGTAGATGCTTGGTTGAAATTAGGTTTGGTCCAAACccaaaatgaaaaagaactgAATGGCATCAGCGCGCTAGAACAGTGTTTGAAACTTGATCCAACTAACCAAGAAGCCCTTATGACCATATCAATCAGTTACATCAATGAAGGGTATGATCTTACCGCATTCAGCATGCTTAACAGGTGGTTAGATAGTAAATACCCTAACTTGGTTCCTGAATCgaaaattgatgaaaacaACATAGACAGATTTAACATGAGCAAACAGGTAATAACGAAATTCTTGCAGGTAGCCAACGCCTTACCTCAAGTAGATCCTGAAGTTCAATTGGGCTTAGGTACCTTGTTCTATGCTAACGAGGAGTTTGATAAAACTATTGATTGTTTCCGCGCCGCCTTAGAGGTTAATCCAAACGACGAGTTGATGTGGAACCGCTTGGGAGCATCCTTGGCAAACTCCAGTCGTAGCGAAGAAGCAATCCAAGCATATCACAAAGCATTAACATTAAAACCTTCCTTTGTAAGGGCACGTTACAACTTGGCTATCTCATCCATGAATATTGGATGTTACAAAGAGGCTGCAGAATCTCTACTCTCAGCATTATCGATGCATGAAGTTGAGAATGTTCCAGTTACTGGCTCAGTTGTGCAGTCAAATAATATTTTGGAAACTTTAAAACGGTCTTTCATTGCGATGGACAGAAGAGATTTGCTAGAAAAGGTCATGCCGGGCATGGATTTGCAGCAGTTTCGTAACGAGTTTAATTTCTGA